A window from Sphingobium sp. MI1205 encodes these proteins:
- a CDS encoding replication initiation protein, giving the protein MTRASSPVNNGKAKIALGDDTALTLSQKGRGNPFDPANYGEIVKPGELVDIVELSPLTLADRRIYNLLIANAWERISEPVIHRIAKTALKGTHQGNERIESSLLRLMGTIAIVTIRKGGKSYKRRVQLLGSSDESLEKDGFLHYRIPEELIEILRNSEVYARLKTQVMYCFESKYALCLYEMIERRIGLEYKQSEEFTIAELRGLLNVPEGKLERFADFNKYCLKVAQEEINKLCPFWVEFTPIKKGRKVERVSMMWLPKTMSGRRDAQNLIDQHSIVRRAKLRGDIPEMPVLVDFSAPAAQR; this is encoded by the coding sequence ATGACTCGCGCAAGCTCACCTGTAAATAACGGAAAGGCAAAGATTGCCCTAGGCGATGATACCGCCCTCACCCTCTCGCAAAAGGGGCGCGGAAACCCGTTCGATCCCGCCAATTACGGGGAAATCGTCAAACCCGGCGAGCTGGTCGATATTGTCGAGCTGTCCCCCCTCACCCTCGCCGATCGCCGAATCTACAATCTGCTGATTGCCAACGCCTGGGAGCGGATCAGCGAGCCGGTCATTCACCGCATCGCCAAAACCGCGCTCAAGGGCACGCACCAAGGCAACGAGCGCATAGAAAGCTCGCTGCTGCGCCTGATGGGCACAATCGCCATCGTCACGATCCGCAAGGGCGGCAAGAGCTACAAGCGCCGCGTTCAGCTTCTCGGCTCCAGCGACGAAAGCCTCGAAAAAGACGGCTTCCTGCATTACCGCATCCCCGAAGAACTGATTGAGATTTTGCGTAACAGCGAGGTCTATGCGCGACTTAAGACGCAAGTGATGTATTGTTTCGAGTCGAAATACGCGCTGTGCCTCTATGAAATGATCGAACGCCGTATCGGCCTCGAATATAAGCAAAGCGAAGAGTTCACGATTGCGGAGCTACGCGGCCTGCTCAACGTGCCGGAAGGCAAGTTGGAACGGTTCGCTGATTTCAACAAATACTGCCTCAAGGTCGCCCAGGAGGAAATCAACAAGCTCTGCCCCTTCTGGGTCGAGTTCACCCCGATCAAGAAGGGGCGCAAGGTCGAGCGGGTTTCTATGATGTGGCTCCCGAAAACCATGAGCGGCCGTCGTGACGCGCAAAACCTGATCGACCAACATAGCATCGTCCGCCGCGCCAAACTGCGCGGCGATATACCCGAAATGCCGGTGCTGGTGGATTTCAGCGCGCCCGCCGCCCAAAGGTGA
- a CDS encoding ExeA family protein — protein MLADVQSSYGLARPFQGVGNFETEHQRNLVREVCAAVQTGRLIVVSGLVGSGKTHLLRRIEDELARAGKVAVAKSLAVDKRRTSLPSLIEALFYDLSPGDRAQVKIPKQAERRERDLRDIMRKGKRPVVLVVDEAHDLHHKTLTGLKRLMEVVADAGVLLSVLLVGHPRLRNDLRRPQMEEIGYRTTTFDYEGIGAERRDYVAWLLGACAAEGVKVADLMNEDAIDLIAERLRTPLQIEMHLTLAFEQGFRFAAKPVTAEIVEQVLSRAIDDLEPTLTRNGYDAGALASQLNTRPSDIRAFLAGTLDAEHTRDLTERLREAGVPI, from the coding sequence ATGCTCGCCGACGTTCAATCCAGCTACGGGCTCGCCCGCCCGTTCCAAGGCGTCGGCAACTTCGAGACAGAGCATCAGCGCAACCTCGTGCGCGAGGTCTGTGCGGCCGTGCAGACCGGCAGGTTGATCGTCGTCTCCGGCCTGGTCGGATCGGGCAAGACGCACCTGCTGCGCCGCATCGAGGACGAGCTGGCCCGGGCGGGCAAGGTCGCCGTCGCCAAGTCGCTTGCGGTCGACAAGCGCCGCACCTCGTTGCCCTCGCTGATCGAGGCGCTGTTCTACGATCTCTCGCCCGGTGACCGTGCCCAGGTGAAGATTCCCAAGCAGGCCGAGCGCCGCGAGCGCGACCTGCGCGACATCATGCGCAAGGGCAAGCGCCCGGTCGTACTGGTGGTCGACGAGGCGCATGACCTGCACCACAAGACGCTGACCGGCCTCAAGCGGTTGATGGAGGTGGTGGCTGATGCCGGCGTGCTGCTGTCGGTCCTTCTGGTCGGCCATCCTCGGCTACGCAACGACCTGCGCCGCCCGCAAATGGAAGAGATCGGCTACCGCACGACCACCTTCGACTATGAGGGCATCGGCGCCGAACGCCGCGACTATGTTGCCTGGCTGCTCGGCGCCTGTGCGGCCGAGGGGGTCAAGGTTGCCGACTTGATGAACGAGGACGCGATCGACCTCATCGCCGAGCGCCTGCGCACCCCGCTCCAGATCGAGATGCACCTGACACTCGCCTTCGAGCAGGGCTTCCGCTTCGCTGCCAAGCCCGTCACGGCCGAGATCGTCGAGCAGGTGCTGTCGCGGGCGATTGACGACCTCGAACCCACGCTGACGCGCAACGGTTACGATGCGGGCGCGCTCGCCAGCCAGCTCAACACCCGGCCGTCCGACATACGCGCGTTCCTCGCCGGAACGCTGGACGCCGAACACACCCGCGACCTGACCGAGCGGCTCCGCGAAGCCGGTGTGCCGATATGA
- a CDS encoding conjugal transfer protein TraD: protein MARRERTRHLIELGGLVQKAGLVELADDDRATLYGALLDCTARVQGDDAGNVLALWKRRGKRAFDAEAEGAGNG, encoded by the coding sequence GTGGCCCGACGCGAGCGCACGCGCCATCTCATAGAGCTGGGCGGCCTCGTCCAGAAAGCCGGTCTGGTCGAGCTGGCCGACGATGATCGCGCCACCCTTTACGGCGCGCTGCTCGATTGTACAGCGCGCGTTCAAGGCGACGACGCTGGCAATGTGCTGGCGCTCTGGAAGCGGCGGGGCAAGCGCGCGTTCGACGCGGAAGCGGAAGGTGCGGGCAATGGCTGA
- a CDS encoding TonB-dependent receptor plug domain-containing protein encodes MSGDALKNQQISNLADVAQIVPGLTFSQTANDTPVYTLRGVGFFESTLAAYPDVSVYLDQVPLPFPTLTSLTAFDLDRLEVLKGPQGTLFGQNSTGGAINYIAAKPTSDLSAGGSLSYGRFDTVELEGFLSGPLTNTLRVRLAGRVARGDEWQKSHTRDDRLGKKDTKAIRFLADWKPSERLSFELNLNAWQNKSDPQAPQAIAIVQQNAAIPSDYPALNIAFAPAGSVAKIVKLEHAWRRLDGRNDDGFQVAPFPG; translated from the coding sequence ATCAGCGGCGATGCGCTGAAGAACCAGCAGATATCGAACCTTGCCGATGTCGCGCAGATCGTGCCCGGCCTGACATTCTCGCAGACCGCCAACGACACACCGGTCTATACGCTGCGTGGTGTCGGCTTCTTCGAATCGACGCTGGCCGCCTATCCTGACGTCAGCGTCTATCTGGATCAGGTGCCGCTCCCTTTCCCGACGCTCACATCGCTGACCGCGTTCGATCTCGATCGGCTTGAAGTGCTCAAGGGGCCGCAGGGCACGCTGTTCGGCCAGAATTCAACCGGCGGCGCGATCAACTATATCGCGGCCAAGCCCACCAGCGACCTGTCGGCCGGTGGATCGCTGTCCTACGGCCGGTTCGATACGGTTGAACTGGAAGGTTTCCTGAGCGGACCGCTCACCAACACGCTGCGCGTCCGCCTTGCAGGCCGGGTCGCGCGCGGTGACGAATGGCAGAAGAGCCATACCCGCGATGACAGGCTGGGCAAGAAGGACACCAAGGCGATCCGTTTCCTGGCGGACTGGAAGCCGTCTGAACGCCTGTCCTTCGAACTCAATCTCAATGCCTGGCAGAACAAAAGCGATCCGCAAGCGCCGCAGGCCATCGCTATCGTGCAGCAGAATGCGGCGATCCCGTCAGACTATCCGGCGCTGAACATCGCTTTCGCCCCGGCCGGCTCTGTTGCAAAAATCGTGAAGCTTGAGCATGCTTGGCGGAGATTGGACGGACGGAACGATGACGGATTTCAAGTGGCGCCATTTCCAGGGTGA
- a CDS encoding TetR/AcrR family transcriptional regulator, whose translation MVREQNKEERRSRILGAAEKLIRELGTVEFSMRELAARAHISHYTSYNLIGNKGTVLYTLLHRAIDRITNLPSQADPNFDPLSYAFDMGDLAVEFYVSDPDFFRPLLRFLFGVSDAELRPAFMNKGVRHWHAVALAIWQSGDLVGHVSPEDFASMINTYFGGALGLWSHDNIDAAVFFAHIRHAMAISLLACGNKQWEARLVAVGDCKDTGLCSQTARISAQIC comes from the coding sequence GTGGTACGTGAACAGAACAAGGAGGAACGCCGCAGTCGTATTCTCGGCGCTGCTGAAAAGCTGATCCGGGAACTGGGCACTGTGGAGTTCTCGATGAGAGAACTCGCTGCGCGCGCACATATCAGCCATTATACGTCTTACAACCTGATCGGGAACAAGGGCACGGTCCTTTACACCCTTCTGCATCGCGCAATCGATCGCATAACCAATTTGCCCAGCCAGGCCGACCCCAATTTCGATCCGCTCAGCTATGCTTTCGACATGGGCGACTTGGCAGTCGAGTTCTACGTATCTGACCCGGATTTTTTCAGGCCGCTGTTACGGTTCCTGTTCGGTGTTTCCGACGCCGAACTGCGCCCGGCTTTCATGAATAAAGGCGTGCGGCACTGGCATGCGGTCGCTTTGGCGATCTGGCAGAGTGGCGATTTGGTGGGCCACGTGTCTCCGGAAGATTTCGCCAGTATGATCAACACCTATTTCGGCGGAGCGCTTGGCCTCTGGAGCCACGACAACATTGATGCGGCCGTGTTCTTTGCGCACATACGCCACGCCATGGCTATTTCGCTGCTCGCATGTGGCAATAAACAATGGGAAGCGAGACTTGTAGCTGTAGGCGATTGCAAAGATACTGGCCTCTGCTCGCAAACAGCGCGGATTTCTGCTCAGATTTGCTGA
- a CDS encoding AAA family ATPase yields MILAVGNTKGGVGKTTLAVNLAVARALAGRDLLLVDGDEQGTALTFTELRADRLGQAGYTAVALTGAALRSQVRQLAAKYDDIIIDVGGRDTGSLRAALTVADTLLVPVQPRSFDVWALDQVAALVAEAREINEGLRAVAVLNGADAQGADNEAALEMIGDIEGIEVLPTSIVRRKAFPNAAAEGRAVGEQSPRDAKAIDELAALVSAVFV; encoded by the coding sequence ATGATATTGGCAGTCGGAAACACTAAGGGCGGTGTCGGCAAGACGACCCTTGCCGTCAACCTCGCGGTGGCGCGCGCGCTTGCGGGCCGCGACCTCTTGCTGGTGGACGGCGACGAGCAGGGGACCGCCCTCACCTTTACCGAGCTGCGCGCCGATCGACTTGGGCAAGCTGGCTATACCGCCGTTGCGCTCACCGGCGCGGCGCTTCGCAGCCAGGTCCGCCAGCTCGCGGCCAAATATGACGATATTATCATTGACGTGGGCGGCCGTGATACCGGCTCGCTGCGCGCCGCGCTCACCGTGGCTGACACGTTGCTGGTGCCGGTGCAGCCGCGCAGCTTCGACGTGTGGGCGCTTGACCAGGTTGCGGCGCTGGTGGCCGAGGCGCGCGAGATCAACGAGGGCTTGCGCGCCGTCGCCGTGCTGAACGGCGCGGACGCGCAAGGGGCCGACAATGAGGCCGCCTTGGAAATGATCGGCGACATTGAGGGGATCGAGGTGCTGCCCACGTCGATAGTGCGGCGCAAGGCGTTCCCGAACGCGGCGGCCGAGGGCAGGGCGGTAGGGGAGCAATCGCCGCGTGACGCCAAGGCGATCGACGAGCTGGCCGCATTGGTCAGCGCGGTATTTGTATAG
- a CDS encoding DUF6118 family protein — translation MMDEDNYRNNGRAGDDPQAAFEQLRGEVALVRLAVEGLARARESIEIPDYQPTLANTEKILLALTQRVDVIAKSPAMKLTPETMGERVNASVASATGELHNLVNSTRSDMSEAARELRGLIGTTRARWQQDRWLFWIGLGGVVLGILLYALLAGLIARAMPDSWQLPERMATRALAEPTLWDAGTHLMQRASPASWEGIVAAANLARDNRETIEACGAAAAKAKKTVRCTIEVKPANNDR, via the coding sequence ATGATGGACGAGGATAATTATCGCAACAACGGCAGGGCCGGCGACGATCCGCAGGCGGCGTTCGAGCAGTTGCGCGGCGAGGTGGCGCTGGTGCGCCTTGCGGTCGAGGGGTTAGCCCGCGCGCGCGAGTCCATCGAGATTCCCGATTATCAGCCGACGCTCGCCAACACCGAGAAGATATTGCTGGCGCTCACCCAGCGGGTCGATGTGATCGCGAAAAGCCCCGCGATGAAACTCACCCCGGAGACGATGGGAGAGCGTGTAAACGCTTCGGTGGCGAGTGCGACGGGCGAGCTGCACAACCTGGTGAACAGCACGCGATCGGACATGAGCGAGGCGGCGCGGGAATTGCGGGGGCTGATCGGAACGACGCGCGCGCGCTGGCAACAGGATCGGTGGCTGTTTTGGATCGGGTTGGGCGGCGTGGTGCTGGGGATATTGCTCTATGCGCTTCTCGCCGGCCTGATCGCGCGCGCCATGCCCGATAGCTGGCAGTTGCCGGAGCGCATGGCGACGCGGGCGCTTGCCGAACCGACGCTATGGGATGCCGGCACGCATCTGATGCAGCGCGCATCGCCGGCGAGCTGGGAGGGGATCGTCGCGGCCGCCAATCTGGCGCGGGACAATCGCGAGACGATCGAAGCGTGCGGCGCGGCTGCCGCCAAGGCGAAAAAGACGGTGCGCTGCACGATCGAGGTCAAGCCGGCGAACAATGACCGCTGA
- the traA gene encoding Ti-type conjugative transfer relaxase TraA encodes MAIYHFSAKVISRANGSSAVASAAYRAAERLHDDRLGRDHDFSNKAGVVHSEILAPEGAPERLNDRATLWNEVEAGEKRKDAQLAREVEFSIPRELNQQQGIQLARDFVEKQFVERGMVADMNVHWDMGKDGQPKPHAHVMLSMREVGPEGFGQKVREWNSTALLQEWRVAWADHVNERLAELDIDARIDHRTLEAQGIDLEPQHKIGPAASRMPEQGLEAERVEDHARIARENGEKIIARPEIALDAIARQQATFTRRDLAQFAFRHSDGKDQFDQVMSAVRSSPELVALGRDGKGEDRFTSRDMIAAEQRLERAAEGLAIDRGHGVADAHVTRALASAEGRGLDLSAEQRGALAHITGDKGLASVVGYAGSGKSAMLGVAREAWEAQGYQVRGAALSGIAAENLEGGSAIASRTIASMEYQWEQGRELLGPRDVLVIDEAGMIGTRQMECVLSHAEQAGAKVVLVGDPEQLQAIEAGAAFRAVTERHGWAEITEIRRQCEDWQRDATKALATGRAGEAIHAYEAHGMVQAAETRELARADLVDRWDAERIAAPDQSRIILTHTNAEVRDLNLAARDRLRDAGELGPDVRVSAERGARDFATGDRIMFLKNERGLGVRNGTLGKVEQVSPERMAVKLDDGRSVAFDLKDYAHVDHGYAATIHKSQGVTVDRAHVLATPGMDRHSAYVALSRHRDGVQLHYGRDDFGDDRRLVRTLSRERAKDMASDYGRDRDAEIRAFADRRGLSGEIRLPERAERSPVEILGPRAGTMRQMGEDPRTVRDAGDRGAGAGQAAAERQPRRGMFDGFRPAPQRPAPESTPAGEREKAAPKRGMFDGLKLSAAPLKGAERAPVPADRGQGRDYARAVERASRSAEAVLQARASGAPVLEHQKVALERTTQALDQIRPGASRDLASAMQRDPALLREAAAGRSGPMIEAMAQEARVRADPNLRADRFVERWQGLKQERDRLYRAGDMAGRERTGKEMAGMAKSLERDPQVELVLRNRTRELGLEIGMGRGRGMNSGDLGRELARDLGIGMGRGMSR; translated from the coding sequence ATGGCGATCTACCATTTCTCGGCCAAGGTCATCAGCCGCGCCAACGGATCGAGCGCCGTTGCCAGCGCGGCCTATCGTGCGGCGGAACGGCTGCACGATGACCGGCTAGGGCGCGACCATGATTTCTCAAACAAGGCCGGCGTCGTCCATTCGGAAATCTTGGCTCCCGAGGGTGCGCCGGAGCGTTTAAACGATCGCGCGACCTTGTGGAACGAGGTTGAGGCCGGCGAGAAGCGCAAGGACGCGCAGTTGGCGCGCGAGGTGGAGTTCTCGATTCCGCGCGAGCTGAACCAGCAACAGGGCATCCAGCTCGCCCGCGATTTTGTCGAAAAGCAGTTCGTCGAACGCGGCATGGTCGCGGACATGAATGTACATTGGGACATGGGCAAGGACGGGCAACCCAAGCCGCACGCGCATGTCATGCTGTCGATGCGCGAGGTTGGCCCGGAGGGCTTCGGCCAGAAGGTGCGCGAGTGGAACAGCACGGCGCTGTTGCAGGAATGGCGCGTGGCCTGGGCCGATCATGTCAACGAGCGGTTGGCCGAGCTGGATATAGACGCCCGCATAGATCACCGGACGTTGGAGGCGCAGGGCATCGACCTTGAACCCCAACACAAGATCGGGCCGGCGGCGTCGCGGATGCCCGAACAGGGGCTTGAGGCCGAGCGGGTCGAGGACCATGCCCGGATCGCGCGCGAGAACGGCGAGAAGATCATCGCCAGGCCGGAAATCGCATTGGACGCGATCGCCCGCCAACAGGCGACGTTCACCCGGCGCGACCTGGCGCAGTTCGCGTTCCGGCACAGCGACGGCAAGGATCAGTTCGACCAGGTGATGAGCGCGGTGCGATCCTCGCCCGAGCTGGTGGCGCTGGGGCGGGACGGGAAGGGCGAGGATCGGTTCACGTCGCGCGACATGATCGCGGCCGAGCAGCGGTTGGAACGCGCGGCCGAGGGGCTGGCGATCGACCGGGGGCATGGTGTCGCCGACGCCCATGTGACCCGCGCGCTGGCGTCGGCCGAGGGCAGGGGGCTTGACCTGTCGGCCGAGCAGCGCGGGGCGTTGGCGCATATCACCGGCGACAAGGGCCTTGCGTCGGTCGTCGGCTATGCCGGCAGCGGCAAGTCGGCGATGCTGGGGGTCGCGCGCGAGGCGTGGGAGGCGCAGGGCTATCAGGTGCGCGGCGCGGCCTTGTCGGGCATCGCGGCCGAGAATCTGGAAGGCGGGTCCGCCATCGCGTCGCGGACGATCGCGAGCATGGAATATCAATGGGAGCAGGGCCGCGAACTGCTAGGCCCGCGCGACGTGCTGGTGATAGACGAGGCCGGCATGATCGGCACGCGCCAGATGGAGTGCGTGCTGTCCCATGCCGAACAGGCGGGCGCGAAGGTCGTTCTTGTCGGCGACCCCGAGCAGTTGCAGGCGATCGAGGCCGGGGCGGCGTTCCGGGCCGTGACCGAGCGCCACGGTTGGGCCGAGATCACCGAGATACGCCGGCAGTGCGAGGACTGGCAGCGCGACGCGACCAAGGCGCTGGCGACGGGCCGGGCAGGCGAGGCGATCCATGCCTATGAGGCGCATGGCATGGTGCAGGCGGCCGAGACGCGTGAGCTGGCCCGCGCCGATCTTGTGGACCGCTGGGATGCCGAGCGCATCGCCGCGCCGGATCAGTCGCGGATCATCCTCACCCATACCAATGCCGAGGTGCGCGATTTGAACCTGGCCGCGCGCGATCGGCTGCGCGACGCCGGCGAGCTGGGGCCGGACGTGCGCGTGTCGGCCGAGCGCGGCGCGCGGGACTTCGCGACCGGCGACCGCATCATGTTCCTGAAAAACGAGCGCGGGCTAGGGGTGAGGAACGGCACGCTGGGGAAGGTCGAGCAGGTATCGCCGGAGCGCATGGCGGTGAAGCTGGACGATGGCCGATCGGTCGCGTTTGACCTGAAAGATTATGCCCATGTCGATCACGGCTATGCCGCCACCATCCATAAATCGCAGGGCGTGACGGTCGATCGCGCGCATGTGCTGGCGACCCCCGGCATGGACCGCCATTCGGCCTATGTGGCGTTGTCGCGGCACCGCGACGGGGTGCAGCTCCATTACGGCCGCGACGACTTCGGCGACGATCGCCGGCTTGTCCGCACGCTGTCGCGCGAGCGGGCGAAGGATATGGCGTCCGACTATGGCCGCGACCGGGATGCGGAGATTCGTGCTTTCGCCGACCGGCGCGGATTGTCGGGCGAGATCCGATTGCCGGAACGGGCGGAACGCTCGCCGGTGGAGATCCTTGGCCCGCGCGCGGGAACCATGCGCCAGATGGGCGAAGATCCACGCACGGTTCGCGATGCCGGCGACCGCGGCGCTGGCGCGGGACAAGCCGCGGCCGAGCGGCAACCGCGGCGAGGCATGTTCGACGGCTTCCGGCCTGCCCCGCAGCGCCCAGCGCCGGAATCGACGCCGGCAGGCGAGCGCGAGAAGGCGGCCCCCAAGCGCGGCATGTTCGACGGGCTGAAGCTGTCGGCCGCGCCGCTGAAGGGCGCGGAGCGCGCGCCGGTCCCTGCCGATCGCGGCCAGGGCCGCGACTATGCCCGCGCGGTCGAGCGGGCCTCGCGTTCGGCCGAGGCGGTGTTGCAGGCGCGGGCGTCGGGCGCTCCGGTCCTTGAGCATCAAAAGGTCGCGCTCGAGCGCACGACACAGGCGCTGGACCAGATCAGGCCGGGAGCCTCGCGTGACCTCGCATCGGCGATGCAGCGCGATCCCGCCTTGCTGCGCGAGGCGGCGGCGGGGCGCAGCGGCCCGATGATCGAGGCGATGGCCCAGGAGGCGCGCGTGCGGGCCGATCCGAACTTGCGCGCCGATCGGTTCGTGGAACGCTGGCAGGGCCTCAAACAGGAGCGCGACCGCCTCTATCGCGCCGGCGACATGGCGGGCCGGGAGCGCACGGGCAAGGAAATGGCGGGCATGGCGAAAAGCCTTGAGCGCGATCCCCAGGTGGAATTGGTCCTGCGTAATCGCACCCGCGAGCTGGGGCTTGAGATCGGCATGGGCCGGGGGCGCGGCATGAACAGCGGCGACCTTGGCCGCGAGCTGGCGCGGGATTTAGGGATAGGCATGGGGCGCGGAATGAGCCGGTAA
- a CDS encoding conjugal transfer protein TraD, protein MRKVRDYDAELRALNDKAKALKARKVQQLGELVTSTGADALDLDTLAGALLAAVEAADANEKEAWRSRGAAFFQGRGRKAGRRTGGNGEGARQTGAGKEQA, encoded by the coding sequence ATGCGAAAGGTGCGCGACTATGACGCGGAACTGCGGGCGCTGAACGACAAGGCCAAGGCTTTGAAGGCCCGCAAGGTCCAGCAACTCGGCGAGCTGGTCACGTCCACCGGGGCCGATGCGCTCGATCTGGACACGCTCGCCGGTGCGCTGCTCGCCGCTGTGGAAGCGGCCGACGCGAACGAAAAGGAGGCGTGGCGCTCGCGGGGCGCGGCCTTCTTTCAAGGACGCGGTCGCAAGGCTGGCCGACGCACTGGCGGCAACGGTGAAGGCGCAAGGCAAACTGGCGCAGGCAAGGAACAGGCTTGA
- a CDS encoding recombinase family protein, giving the protein MRVGYARVSTSDQNPELQLDALRRAGCERVFTEKASGARDDRPELARILEDVLRAGDTLVVWKLDRLARSLKKLIATAEDLEREKIGLVSLTESIDTTTPGGMLTFHVFGAIAQFERALIRERTTAGLVEARRQGRKGGRPSAMRPSDVAAARAMMKEGTLPVRDIAKRMGVSVATLYRYAGKRGSGASIKEAATAHG; this is encoded by the coding sequence ATGCGGGTCGGCTATGCCAGGGTCAGCACCAGCGACCAGAACCCCGAGCTCCAGCTCGATGCGCTGCGGCGGGCCGGCTGCGAGCGGGTGTTCACCGAAAAGGCGTCGGGCGCGCGCGATGACCGGCCCGAACTGGCGCGCATTCTGGAAGACGTGCTGCGCGCAGGCGACACGCTGGTTGTTTGGAAGCTCGACCGCCTCGCCCGCTCGCTCAAGAAGTTGATCGCCACGGCCGAGGATCTGGAGCGCGAGAAGATCGGGCTGGTGTCGCTGACCGAGAGCATCGACACGACAACGCCGGGTGGCATGCTCACCTTTCACGTGTTCGGCGCCATCGCGCAGTTCGAGCGTGCCCTGATCCGCGAGCGAACTACCGCGGGGCTAGTGGAGGCGCGCCGGCAGGGTCGCAAGGGTGGCCGCCCATCGGCAATGCGCCCGAGCGACGTCGCCGCGGCACGGGCGATGATGAAGGAGGGCACGTTGCCGGTGCGCGACATCGCCAAGCGCATGGGCGTGTCGGTCGCGACCCTCTATCGCTATGCAGGCAAGCGCGGCAGCGGTGCATCGATCAAGGAGGCTGCAACAGCCCATGGCTGA
- a CDS encoding IS481 family transposase, with protein MADRAKRPPGEALIDLRRRLSLLPPRDPGRTEIIARAAEAYGISIWTLYRALRELNRPKSVRRSDHGATRVAPQAEMERYAEIVAALKIRTTNKKGRHVSTARAIEFLETDGVETPEGLVKVAPGLLKRATIDRLLRSSGLDYARVTRPHAAVRFQARRSNELWHFDMSPSDLKQVEAPLWIEQGRGKPTLMLFSAVDDCSGVVYQEYRSVYGEDAESALRFLFNAFAAKPEPELPFQGLPVTIYMDNGPVSRSRVFQSVMGSLGVRVLTHLPPKADDRHTAARAKGKVERPFRTVKEVHETLYHFHKPKDEAEANLWMRRALVTYNNGDHRSEPHARIEHWLRHLPGDGVRAMCSWERFCAFAREPERRTVAGDATVSVEGASYEVEPELAGETVTLLWGLFDQQLFVEHDGKRHGPYEPSRGAVPLYRYRKYQKSRAEERLDKVVRLADQLGLPRATVTGGDRPLPSLPPSTAGLAVRQTPFPEPAVETAYPTGLAARHAIVDQLRRPLGSLPEADRAFIDALLGETLDKTIIADRIRERFQSRRGTS; from the coding sequence ATGGCTGACCGGGCGAAGCGACCGCCTGGAGAGGCGCTGATCGATCTTCGCCGACGGTTGTCGCTGTTGCCCCCACGCGACCCCGGTCGCACCGAGATCATCGCCCGTGCGGCCGAGGCCTATGGCATCTCCATCTGGACCCTTTACCGGGCGTTGCGCGAGCTGAACCGCCCCAAGTCGGTGCGCCGGTCCGACCATGGTGCGACGCGGGTTGCCCCGCAGGCCGAGATGGAGCGCTACGCCGAGATCGTCGCCGCACTGAAGATCAGGACCACCAACAAGAAGGGCCGGCACGTTTCGACCGCCCGCGCCATCGAGTTCCTGGAAACCGATGGCGTCGAGACGCCGGAGGGCCTGGTCAAGGTAGCACCCGGCCTGCTGAAGCGGGCGACCATCGACCGGCTGCTCCGCTCATCAGGGCTGGACTATGCCCGCGTGACCCGCCCCCACGCAGCCGTTCGTTTTCAGGCGCGGCGATCCAACGAGCTGTGGCACTTCGACATGAGCCCGTCCGACCTCAAGCAGGTCGAGGCGCCGCTCTGGATCGAGCAGGGTCGCGGCAAACCCACGCTGATGCTGTTCTCGGCCGTCGATGACTGCTCGGGCGTGGTCTACCAGGAATATCGCAGCGTCTATGGCGAGGATGCCGAGTCCGCGCTGCGCTTTCTATTCAACGCCTTCGCCGCCAAGCCTGAGCCCGAACTGCCGTTCCAGGGCCTGCCGGTCACGATCTACATGGACAACGGCCCGGTCAGCCGGTCGCGCGTGTTCCAGTCGGTGATGGGCAGCCTCGGCGTGCGCGTCCTCACCCATCTGCCGCCGAAGGCCGACGACCGGCACACCGCGGCCCGCGCCAAGGGCAAGGTCGAGCGGCCGTTCCGCACGGTGAAGGAGGTGCACGAGACGTTGTACCACTTCCACAAACCCAAGGACGAGGCGGAAGCCAATCTGTGGATGCGGCGTGCGCTGGTCACCTACAACAACGGCGACCATCGTTCCGAGCCACACGCGCGGATCGAGCACTGGCTGCGGCACCTGCCCGGCGATGGCGTGCGGGCCATGTGTTCATGGGAGCGGTTCTGCGCCTTCGCTCGTGAGCCCGAGCGGCGCACCGTTGCGGGCGACGCGACCGTCTCGGTTGAGGGCGCTTCCTACGAGGTCGAGCCCGAGCTCGCCGGCGAGACGGTGACGCTGCTCTGGGGGCTGTTCGACCAGCAGCTCTTCGTGGAGCATGACGGCAAGCGGCATGGCCCTTACGAGCCGTCGCGCGGCGCCGTGCCGCTCTACCGCTATCGCAAGTATCAGAAGAGCCGCGCCGAGGAGCGGCTCGACAAGGTGGTCCGGCTCGCTGACCAGCTGGGGCTGCCCCGCGCGACCGTGACGGGCGGCGACCGGCCGCTGCCGTCGCTGCCGCCCTCCACCGCAGGGCTCGCGGTGCGGCAAACACCTTTTCCGGAGCCGGCGGTCGAGACGGCATACCCGACCGGGCTCGCGGCGCGCCACGCCATCGTCGACCAGCTCCGGCGACCGCTCGGCTCGCTGCCTGAGGCAGACCGCGCCTTCATCGACGCGCTGCTGGGCGAAACGCTCGACAAGACCATCATCGCTGACCGCATCCGAGAGCGGTTCCAGTCAAGACGGGGGACAAGCTGA